A region from the Phycisphaerales bacterium genome encodes:
- a CDS encoding ABC transporter ATP-binding protein, whose translation MGPGSPAPKRRAEQPLVKIRDLGVSFDNRGGPRIQAVDGNSLTIYPRQTVAVVGESGCGKSVSAMSMLQLIPMPPGRFDRGSIWFRSRQLASLGVAGQDGMIDLLRLDQRQIRAIRGNEIAMIFQEPMTSLNPVYTVGDQIAEAVLLHQAVGGDEAYSIALESMKAVGIPEAERRIGQYPHQFSGGMRQRVMIAMALACRPRLLLADEPTTALDVTIQAQILDLLTELKRTRDMAVMLITHDLGVVAENADVVCVMYAGRVVEYAPVTELFDRPMHPYTRGLLNSIPRLGARRDRLVTIREIVDNPEEFTKLPGASEGVRPWWPWHEPPKDLVPLSGPGGEYVLRQVTETHWVGVWRTEGAAGHMDHVPDLAFRREMATA comes from the coding sequence ATGGGGCCCGGGTCGCCCGCGCCCAAGCGCCGCGCCGAGCAGCCGCTCGTCAAGATCCGTGATCTGGGCGTCTCGTTCGACAATCGCGGCGGCCCGAGGATCCAGGCCGTGGATGGCAACTCGCTGACGATCTATCCGCGTCAGACGGTCGCGGTGGTCGGCGAGTCGGGGTGTGGCAAGAGCGTCTCGGCGATGAGCATGCTGCAACTGATTCCCATGCCGCCGGGCAGGTTTGATCGCGGGAGCATCTGGTTTCGCTCGCGCCAGTTGGCGTCGCTGGGTGTCGCGGGGCAGGACGGGATGATCGATCTATTGCGGCTGGATCAGCGTCAGATCCGTGCGATTCGTGGGAACGAGATCGCGATGATCTTCCAGGAACCGATGACGAGCCTGAACCCTGTATATACGGTGGGCGACCAGATCGCTGAGGCCGTGCTGCTGCATCAGGCGGTGGGGGGTGATGAGGCGTACTCGATCGCGCTGGAGTCGATGAAGGCGGTGGGGATCCCCGAGGCCGAGCGTCGCATCGGGCAATATCCGCACCAGTTCTCGGGGGGCATGCGTCAGCGCGTGATGATCGCGATGGCGCTGGCGTGCCGCCCACGGCTGCTGTTGGCTGATGAGCCAACGACGGCGCTCGACGTGACGATCCAGGCGCAGATTCTGGATCTCCTGACGGAACTCAAGCGGACGCGGGACATGGCGGTGATGCTGATCACGCACGACCTGGGCGTGGTGGCGGAGAACGCCGACGTCGTGTGCGTGATGTACGCGGGGCGCGTGGTGGAGTATGCGCCGGTGACGGAACTCTTCGACCGCCCGATGCACCCGTACACGCGGGGGCTCTTGAACTCGATCCCTCGATTGGGGGCGCGTCGTGACAGGCTCGTGACCATCCGCGAGATCGTGGACAATCCCGAGGAGTTCACGAAGTTACCCGGGGCGAGTGAGGGCGTGAGGCCGTGGTGGCCCTGGCACGAGCCGCCGAAGGACCTCGTGCCGCTCTCGGGACCTGGGGGCGAGTATGTCCTTCGTCAGGTCACCGAGACGCACTGGGTCGGGGTGTGGCGGACCGAGGGGGCGGCGGGGCACATGGATCACGTCCCCGATCTGGCATTCCGTCGCGAGATGGCGACGGCGTGA
- a CDS encoding ABC transporter permease, whose amino-acid sequence MARATLKQEGAHESMTSEGPQIKAMQAPGPMATVTGVQLMQGLGVQPAKGFWADAWDHVAKRGGARFAIVWLGIVLFFALFSPIIANGHPILYRVKMPTGEWGGWTSPILENMSSVDVLLLLIGFAGGAWMFLAKRLSRSERLGVLTGFLLACGAGLIAGSFVLRFIADMGGTKREMIESRPLMWGRLTLNAARPLVMLGVALIPAIVLGLVLPFRRKGKFLGAVLAAVVIVLLGSVWWRKPLQTFPYQAAVESRRAEAVFTLVPFSPNQRSISADLLPPLTSSDMTQASLDELNSGRAVRTPGRSVYWLGTDSFGQDVVSQLMHACRVAISLGLVSTGIAVAIGVTIGALMGYFGGWVDMVLLRVVEAFMAMPVLFLLIIAAAVLPRNLYVTMALIGCVTWTGAARFIRAEFMRLRHQDFVQAAQALGLPLRSILFKHMLPNGVTPVLVDASFGIAVAISAEVTLSFLGLGPEEQSSWGRLLTDTTNNVGAFMWWLGVFPGAAIFLTVLSYNLMGEALRDAIDPKLKKARV is encoded by the coding sequence GTGGCGAGAGCCACTCTGAAACAGGAAGGCGCACACGAGTCGATGACGAGCGAGGGACCACAGATCAAGGCGATGCAGGCGCCGGGGCCGATGGCCACGGTGACGGGCGTGCAGTTGATGCAGGGCCTTGGCGTGCAGCCGGCGAAGGGATTCTGGGCCGACGCGTGGGACCACGTGGCGAAGCGAGGCGGGGCTCGGTTCGCGATCGTGTGGCTGGGGATCGTGCTCTTCTTTGCGCTCTTCTCACCGATCATTGCCAATGGGCACCCGATCCTGTATCGCGTGAAGATGCCTACGGGGGAGTGGGGCGGGTGGACGTCGCCGATTCTGGAGAACATGAGTTCGGTCGATGTGCTGCTCTTGCTCATCGGGTTTGCCGGCGGGGCGTGGATGTTTCTCGCGAAGCGTCTCTCACGATCGGAACGGCTTGGGGTTCTCACTGGGTTCCTCCTGGCGTGCGGCGCGGGGCTGATCGCCGGGTCGTTCGTGCTGAGGTTTATCGCGGACATGGGGGGGACGAAGCGCGAGATGATCGAGTCGCGTCCGCTGATGTGGGGGCGATTGACGTTGAACGCGGCACGACCGCTGGTCATGCTGGGAGTCGCGTTGATTCCGGCGATCGTGCTCGGGCTGGTGCTGCCGTTTCGTCGAAAGGGCAAGTTCTTGGGGGCGGTTCTCGCGGCGGTTGTGATCGTGCTGCTGGGGTCGGTGTGGTGGCGTAAGCCTTTGCAGACGTTTCCCTATCAGGCGGCGGTGGAGTCGCGGCGGGCGGAGGCGGTCTTTACGCTCGTGCCGTTCTCGCCGAATCAGCGTTCGATTTCGGCGGACCTGCTCCCGCCATTGACTTCCAGCGACATGACGCAGGCGAGTCTGGACGAGTTGAACTCGGGGCGCGCGGTGCGAACTCCGGGGCGGTCGGTCTACTGGCTCGGGACAGACTCGTTCGGGCAGGACGTGGTGTCGCAGTTGATGCACGCCTGCCGGGTGGCGATCTCGCTGGGGCTGGTGAGCACGGGGATCGCGGTGGCGATCGGAGTGACGATCGGGGCGCTCATGGGCTATTTCGGCGGTTGGGTGGACATGGTCCTCCTGCGCGTCGTCGAGGCGTTCATGGCGATGCCGGTGCTCTTCCTGCTGATCATCGCGGCGGCGGTGCTGCCTCGGAACTTATACGTGACGATGGCGCTCATCGGGTGCGTGACGTGGACGGGGGCGGCGCGGTTCATCCGGGCGGAGTTCATGCGGCTTCGGCATCAGGACTTCGTGCAGGCGGCGCAAGCGCTGGGATTGCCGCTGCGGTCGATCCTGTTCAAGCACATGCTGCCCAATGGCGTGACGCCGGTGCTGGTCGATGCGTCGTTCGGGATTGCGGTGGCGATCTCAGCGGAGGTGACGCTGAGTTTCCTGGGGCTTGGGCCCGAGGAGCAGTCGAGTTGGGGACGCCTCCTGACGGACACCACGAACAACGTCGGGGCGTTCATGTGGTGGCTGGGCGTCTTCCCCGGGGCGGCGATCTTCCTCACGGTGCTCTCGTACAACCTGATGGGCGAGGCGCTCCGCGACGCGATCGACCCGAAACTCAAGAAGGCGAGGGTGTGA
- a CDS encoding ABC transporter permease produces the protein MLSYLTRRVLLMVPTLLCVSYLLFMLVALAPGGVGAALRQSGGSGGQEASWVQKAYLDDRYGLNDPVHSQYVRWLRRISPLKFGPRDMVRPSGEVEARPRQIPVPPAWEWFVDSLPVEPSPIKPDESVLTTDESRTLAFTRAKEAYAKGRSDFIGARAALNVAIAEYLRGLDIEVTTEPGEDLSSSVLGRVTPDRTSESWRPVKVAGDRIIGIYREAISARAALLGMFDVPVFEASGVSIVPGSVSIAKPDLGTVFSRGQTVSSEIARALPVTLGLNLLAIPLIYAIAIPSGILAANHRGRWIDVLLGMKFIAMWSIPVVLGGILLRGYLASQNNLMLFPSTGLHDRAAEGMTFLPSMGEGGWTRGYLFDMLWHLGLPVACLVYTGFAVLSKQTRAAMLDNFNSDYVRTAKAKGVENRTIVYAHVFRNSLLPLITMFANVFPAMLAGSVVVERIFGIPGMGTLVIQAIELRDRELLLGNAMMIAIVSMVGLLIADVLYAIADPRISYK, from the coding sequence GTGCTGAGTTATCTGACACGACGCGTGCTGCTGATGGTGCCGACGCTGCTGTGCGTCTCGTACCTGCTGTTTATGCTCGTGGCTCTCGCACCGGGCGGCGTGGGGGCGGCGCTTCGGCAGTCGGGTGGGAGCGGCGGACAAGAGGCGTCGTGGGTCCAGAAGGCGTACCTCGACGATCGATATGGGTTGAATGACCCTGTGCATTCGCAGTACGTCCGATGGCTGAGGCGGATCAGCCCGCTGAAGTTTGGGCCGCGAGACATGGTGCGGCCTTCGGGAGAGGTTGAGGCTCGCCCTCGGCAGATTCCTGTGCCGCCGGCGTGGGAGTGGTTCGTGGATTCTCTCCCCGTGGAGCCTTCGCCGATCAAGCCGGATGAATCGGTATTGACGACGGACGAGAGTCGCACGCTGGCATTCACGCGAGCGAAGGAGGCGTATGCGAAGGGTCGCTCGGACTTCATCGGCGCTCGGGCGGCATTGAACGTGGCGATCGCGGAGTATCTTCGCGGACTGGACATCGAGGTGACGACGGAGCCCGGCGAGGATCTGTCGTCGAGCGTTCTGGGGCGTGTGACGCCGGATCGGACGAGCGAGTCGTGGAGGCCCGTGAAGGTTGCGGGCGATCGGATCATCGGGATCTATCGTGAGGCGATCTCGGCTCGTGCGGCCCTGCTGGGGATGTTCGACGTGCCCGTGTTCGAGGCGTCGGGAGTGTCGATCGTGCCGGGGTCGGTGTCGATCGCGAAGCCCGATTTGGGGACCGTATTCTCCCGGGGCCAGACGGTCTCGAGCGAGATCGCTCGTGCCTTGCCGGTGACGCTGGGGCTGAATCTGCTGGCGATCCCGCTGATCTACGCGATCGCGATTCCGAGCGGGATTCTGGCGGCGAACCACCGCGGGCGGTGGATCGACGTGCTGCTTGGGATGAAGTTCATTGCGATGTGGTCGATCCCGGTGGTGCTGGGGGGGATTCTGCTCCGCGGCTATCTGGCGTCGCAGAACAACCTGATGCTCTTTCCGTCGACGGGCCTGCATGATCGGGCCGCCGAGGGGATGACGTTTCTGCCCTCGATGGGCGAGGGCGGGTGGACGAGGGGGTATCTCTTCGACATGCTGTGGCATCTGGGCCTGCCGGTGGCGTGCCTGGTGTACACGGGGTTCGCGGTGCTGAGCAAGCAAACTCGGGCGGCGATGCTGGACAACTTCAACTCTGACTATGTGCGGACGGCGAAGGCGAAGGGCGTGGAGAACAGGACGATCGTGTACGCCCACGTCTTCCGCAACAGCCTGCTCCCGCTCATCACGATGTTCGCGAATGTCTTCCCGGCGATGCTCGCGGGGAGTGTGGTTGTCGAGCGGATCTTCGGGATTCCCGGGATGGGGACGCTGGTGATCCAGGCGATCGAGTTGCGCGACCGGGAGTTGCTCTTGGGGAACGCGATGATGATCGCGATCGTGAGCATGGTGGGTCTGCTGATCGCGGACGTGCTGTATGCGATCGCGGACCCGAGGATCAGTTACAAGTAG
- a CDS encoding ABC transporter permease has protein sequence MPRDGVGSAGGGEVTLDRPRVRPRLRLGGGGRFGVVTLVVMVVACVATLPFTFGSGADGVARYNAGETSEARVGPWWAGGRAPSTANGDSEDDGRASSRFWLGSDALGRSVLIRCLAGGGISLAVGLLAALVSVSIGTMVGAIAGYAGGVVDSALMRTVDVLYGLPYVLLVVLLAVAGDAVVDEYQSRTRAQEAYVSAEVREVMRESASASVSDRAVRGWLLANPERAEAMRSEAVAKYPPRVMSGSTRSMLDVGILLVAIGSMSWLTLARVVRGQVLSLKALPFVESARAIGMSRSRVFVRHLLPNLIGPIVVYATLTVPQAILQESFLSFLGIGIKPPLPSWGNLAAEGRDELNPYRSHWWLLVSPCVLLGVTLLSLNFVGEALREGFDPKRRGR, from the coding sequence GTGCCACGAGATGGTGTCGGTTCGGCGGGTGGTGGTGAGGTGACGCTGGATCGGCCTCGGGTGAGGCCGCGTCTGCGATTGGGCGGGGGTGGGAGGTTTGGTGTGGTGACCTTGGTGGTGATGGTGGTGGCGTGCGTGGCGACGCTGCCGTTCACGTTTGGGAGTGGGGCGGACGGCGTCGCGAGGTACAACGCCGGGGAGACTTCGGAGGCTCGGGTTGGGCCGTGGTGGGCGGGTGGGCGTGCGCCGAGTACTGCGAATGGCGATTCTGAGGACGATGGGCGAGCCTCGTCGCGGTTCTGGTTGGGGAGCGATGCGCTGGGGCGGAGCGTACTGATCCGGTGTCTGGCGGGGGGCGGGATCTCGCTGGCGGTGGGGCTCTTGGCGGCGTTGGTGTCGGTGTCGATTGGGACGATGGTGGGGGCGATCGCGGGATATGCCGGGGGTGTTGTGGATAGTGCGCTGATGCGGACGGTGGATGTGTTGTATGGATTGCCGTACGTGCTGCTGGTGGTGCTCTTGGCGGTCGCGGGGGATGCGGTTGTGGATGAGTACCAGTCGCGAACGCGGGCGCAGGAGGCGTATGTGTCTGCGGAAGTGCGAGAGGTGATGCGCGAGTCGGCATCGGCAAGCGTTTCGGATCGCGCGGTGCGAGGGTGGCTGCTGGCGAATCCGGAGCGTGCGGAGGCGATGCGGAGTGAGGCTGTGGCGAAGTATCCGCCTCGGGTGATGTCGGGGTCCACGCGATCGATGCTGGATGTGGGGATCCTGCTGGTGGCGATCGGATCGATGAGTTGGTTGACGCTGGCGCGGGTGGTGCGTGGGCAGGTGCTGTCGCTCAAGGCGCTGCCATTTGTGGAGAGTGCGCGGGCGATCGGGATGTCGCGGTCGCGAGTGTTTGTGCGGCATCTGCTACCGAATCTGATCGGGCCGATCGTGGTGTACGCGACGCTGACGGTGCCGCAGGCGATTTTGCAGGAATCGTTCCTGAGTTTCCTGGGGATCGGGATCAAGCCGCCGCTGCCGAGTTGGGGGAACCTGGCGGCGGAGGGTCGGGACGAGTTGAACCCGTATCGGTCGCACTGGTGGCTGCTGGTCTCGCCGTGTGTGCTGCTGGGGGTGACGCTGTTATCGTTGAACTTTGTGGGGGAGGCGTTGCGGGAGGGGTTCGATCCGAAGCGGCGTGGGCGCTAA
- a CDS encoding NUDIX hydrolase produces the protein MTQPPEPSRPTPNPRAVLPWTIEAERHLVTSRVFDINERTMRSRQDPTRVGDFVVIDSRDWANVIAITDDHHVVMIEQFRHGLNAITLELPGGIVDHAEDPAETCRRELLEETGYTPTSGTPIEIISRVSANPAILTNHVHTGLVRGVTKAHAQSLDEHEEIAIHLVPLARIPELINSGRIHHSLIVAGLGALAFRLGAKMNV, from the coding sequence ATGACCCAACCGCCAGAGCCATCACGCCCTACACCCAACCCGCGCGCCGTCCTCCCCTGGACCATCGAGGCCGAGCGCCACCTCGTTACCTCGCGCGTCTTCGACATCAACGAGCGCACCATGCGCTCCCGCCAGGACCCCACTCGCGTCGGCGACTTCGTCGTCATCGATTCTCGCGACTGGGCCAACGTCATCGCCATTACCGACGATCACCACGTCGTCATGATCGAGCAGTTCCGCCACGGCCTCAACGCCATAACCCTCGAACTCCCCGGCGGCATCGTCGACCACGCCGAGGACCCCGCCGAGACCTGCCGCCGCGAACTCCTCGAAGAGACCGGCTACACCCCGACATCAGGCACGCCGATCGAGATCATCTCCCGAGTCTCAGCCAACCCCGCCATCCTCACCAACCATGTCCACACAGGCCTCGTCCGCGGCGTCACCAAGGCCCACGCCCAATCCCTCGACGAGCACGAAGAAATCGCCATCCACCTCGTCCCCCTCGCCAGGATCCCCGAACTCATCAACTCAGGCCGAATCCACCACAGCCTCATCGTCGCGGGCCTCGGCGCGCTCGCATTCCGTCTGGGAGCGAAAATGAATGTGTGA
- a CDS encoding barstar family protein, whose translation MQKPVFVIDGDKFSTLEGFYDEVERVLIPGAAWGRNLNAFNDILRGGFGTPEGGFVLRWVQSDRSREHLGYRETVRQLQSRLIRCHPSNCAAVAEQLELAKEGTGSTVFDWLVEIIREHGPEGQEAEDGVQLLLD comes from the coding sequence GTGCAGAAGCCTGTGTTCGTCATTGATGGCGACAAGTTCTCGACGCTTGAAGGGTTCTACGACGAGGTGGAGCGAGTGTTGATCCCCGGCGCTGCATGGGGACGGAACCTCAATGCGTTCAATGACATTCTCCGCGGCGGTTTCGGGACGCCTGAAGGTGGATTTGTGCTGCGGTGGGTGCAAAGCGATCGGTCGAGGGAGCATTTGGGCTATCGGGAGACCGTGCGCCAACTTCAGAGTCGATTGATTCGTTGCCATCCTTCGAACTGTGCCGCAGTTGCTGAACAACTGGAGCTCGCCAAGGAGGGCACCGGGTCCACCGTCTTCGACTGGCTCGTGGAGATCATCCGGGAGCATGGTCCGGAAGGTCAGGAGGCTGAAGACGGGGTGCAGTTGTTGCTGGATTGA
- a CDS encoding prepilin-type N-terminal cleavage/methylation domain-containing protein, whose protein sequence is MSVMRMNEHLIGRLGVGRRAFTLIEVLISVVVLSLGLLGVAAIFPFVLKQQQKATDSVQGVTVARSAADQLTGNVSMTSPDYGVDLTEPAQRRGWRTLTADATWSPLGEWTIPQFVSSFRDLDGIGGLGIEPRTGNMFGGRPSSPSANPDLTYTGFFSMPLSERLWPRPGVANIGAVSGEAKPDGIDPVYVWDFVARRVQSGYSNPVTPSLDPNDAPRYSDDTVQIAVFVRRLDSGIRARVGTIKQTIFSGAAVPVGADPATGIPSFDGLGDRSTPQGRPSYSVPQLAAYAVQTGFDPSRRLLAIATATPEMQRYVSQIGQKLVDDDGFVYTVEKIDDEIAARVRAVPTNAVLVQVSPAMPAKLRNGQAVYSGTVVFTPQVPAAVEVRTVSPWRP, encoded by the coding sequence ATGAGTGTGATGAGGATGAATGAACACCTGATTGGGCGTCTTGGGGTCGGGCGTCGGGCGTTCACGCTGATCGAGGTCTTGATCTCGGTCGTGGTGCTGTCGCTGGGCCTCCTGGGCGTGGCGGCGATCTTCCCGTTCGTGCTCAAGCAGCAGCAGAAGGCGACGGACTCGGTGCAGGGCGTGACGGTCGCGCGGTCTGCCGCGGATCAGTTGACGGGCAATGTGTCGATGACCTCGCCCGATTACGGCGTTGATCTCACCGAGCCGGCACAGCGTCGCGGGTGGCGGACGCTGACCGCAGACGCGACGTGGTCGCCTCTAGGCGAGTGGACGATCCCGCAGTTCGTGTCGTCGTTCCGCGATCTCGACGGGATCGGCGGGCTGGGGATCGAGCCTCGCACGGGGAACATGTTCGGCGGGAGGCCCTCGTCTCCCTCGGCGAATCCGGACCTGACCTACACGGGCTTCTTCTCGATGCCGCTCTCCGAGCGGTTGTGGCCGAGGCCCGGGGTGGCCAACATCGGCGCGGTGAGTGGCGAAGCGAAACCGGACGGGATCGATCCCGTGTATGTGTGGGACTTTGTCGCGCGGCGCGTGCAGAGCGGATACTCGAACCCGGTCACGCCCTCGCTCGATCCGAACGATGCCCCACGCTATTCGGACGATACCGTGCAGATCGCGGTCTTTGTGCGCCGGCTTGACTCGGGGATCCGGGCGCGCGTGGGGACGATCAAGCAGACCATCTTCTCCGGAGCGGCCGTGCCGGTCGGCGCGGACCCGGCGACGGGCATCCCGTCGTTCGACGGGCTGGGGGACCGGTCGACGCCGCAGGGTCGCCCGAGTTACTCCGTCCCTCAACTGGCGGCCTACGCGGTGCAGACGGGCTTCGATCCGTCTCGGCGACTGCTCGCGATCGCGACGGCGACGCCTGAGATGCAGCGCTATGTGAGCCAGATCGGGCAGAAACTCGTCGACGACGACGGGTTCGTGTACACGGTCGAGAAGATCGACGACGAGATCGCGGCCCGGGTGCGTGCGGTGCCCACGAACGCGGTGCTGGTGCAGGTTTCACCGGCGATGCCGGCGAAACTCCGCAACGGGCAGGCGGTGTACAGCGGGACGGTGGTCTTCACGCCGCAGGTACCGGCGGCGGTGGAGGTCCGGACGGTGTCGCCGTGGCGGCCATGA
- a CDS encoding prepilin-type N-terminal cleavage/methylation domain-containing protein: MSTRHGRFQGITSGTAFVRGFTLLELVVVMALLALLAAIGIGAFRSAIQGSEETLAETQLNAGLASARAAAIRSLDGDTAAVFTYQVNGRLTILSCVQVGEIEDTRDPARPVGATNAETRPIFVVNGEMKPAQLPLGWMVRGHAFAGTIDGGGTLANGWYEATAQRVLDPNVANWVFPETEFYSTKENDAAASAAKYASEGNQRQSFMVRFRAGTGEVVTGDSRLAIVIDPVKSAYPTLVGVEDWRPAVAPFASYRIDKAKDVRQFVRRLIATRDLDASGTIDAQDQTLLRALIGNTSTDTILVRPVPMLALYNERRMASSIGTGRLSAATGCVYAEPPIGSQPERAPKAPNLDPRAFVGFTPAGAQSDINAWMEGRLVRSGRRVESSARIFTIDPYSGVPREVTP, from the coding sequence ATGAGCACCCGGCACGGACGATTTCAAGGAATAACCAGCGGCACGGCCTTCGTCCGTGGCTTCACGCTTCTTGAACTGGTTGTGGTGATGGCGCTGTTGGCGCTGCTCGCGGCTATCGGGATCGGGGCGTTCCGCTCGGCGATCCAAGGGTCGGAGGAGACTCTCGCCGAGACGCAGTTGAATGCGGGGCTGGCGTCGGCGCGGGCCGCGGCGATCCGCTCGCTCGATGGCGACACCGCGGCGGTGTTCACATATCAGGTCAACGGGCGGCTCACGATTCTTTCCTGTGTGCAAGTAGGTGAGATCGAGGACACGCGCGACCCGGCCCGGCCGGTGGGCGCGACGAACGCGGAGACCCGGCCCATCTTTGTGGTGAACGGCGAGATGAAGCCGGCACAGTTGCCCCTGGGGTGGATGGTGCGCGGGCACGCCTTCGCGGGAACGATCGACGGCGGCGGGACGCTCGCGAACGGGTGGTACGAGGCGACGGCGCAGCGCGTGCTCGATCCGAATGTCGCCAACTGGGTCTTCCCCGAGACGGAGTTTTACAGCACGAAAGAGAACGACGCGGCGGCCTCGGCGGCGAAGTACGCCTCTGAGGGGAACCAGCGACAGAGTTTCATGGTCCGCTTCCGCGCAGGAACGGGCGAGGTCGTGACGGGCGATTCCCGCCTGGCGATTGTCATCGATCCGGTGAAGAGCGCGTATCCGACGTTGGTTGGCGTCGAGGATTGGCGGCCGGCGGTCGCGCCCTTCGCGTCGTACCGCATCGACAAGGCGAAGGATGTTCGGCAGTTTGTGCGTCGCTTGATCGCAACGCGTGATCTCGACGCGAGCGGGACGATTGACGCGCAGGATCAGACGCTGCTGCGGGCGCTGATTGGGAACACTTCGACGGACACGATCCTGGTTCGCCCGGTGCCGATGCTGGCGCTCTACAACGAGCGTCGGATGGCGTCGTCGATCGGGACGGGACGGCTGAGCGCGGCGACGGGGTGCGTGTACGCGGAGCCGCCGATAGGAAGTCAGCCGGAGCGTGCTCCGAAGGCTCCGAATCTGGATCCCCGGGCGTTCGTGGGGTTCACGCCGGCGGGGGCGCAGAGCGACATCAACGCGTGGATGGAGGGTCGGCTGGTGCGGAGTGGTCGTCGGGTCGAGTCGTCGGCCCGGATCTTCACGATCGATCCGTACTCGGGGGTGCCGCGGGAGGTGACGCCATGA
- a CDS encoding type II secretion system F family protein, with amino-acid sequence MATFAYEALNAAGKPQRGTIEAGSTEEAISRIKAQGYFPTSVREQKGKPKDADGGAGGAAASKKKKKGAVTISIGRVSQKVLTQFTRQLSTLQDAGLPLLRSLQILEEQQKPGKMKNVLLGVCDEVEGGTALSEAMAKFPKAFDLLYTRMINAGEIGGVLDVILQRLAEFMEKSERLKRKIKGALVYPIVVIVIAILILSFIMFFIIPKFEEIFTDFGVNLPGLTRWLIGTSRWFAGTATGQKLPGVLFVLPAPILAWVFWKVIRMLEPGRAVTDTMLLWTPIFGKIIRKTVIARFTRTLGTLISAGVPILEAVKIAKETSGNYVYEKALQRVHDSIREGEGFAGPLRESKTCDSIVVNMIDVGEETGELDAMLLKIADNYDEEVDVAVGSLVSLLQPLMIVFLGGTIGTIVVAMFLPLVAMIESLTAQAGGG; translated from the coding sequence ATGGCGACCTTTGCGTATGAAGCGCTGAACGCGGCGGGGAAGCCCCAGCGGGGGACGATCGAGGCGGGGAGCACCGAGGAGGCGATCTCGCGCATCAAGGCGCAGGGATACTTCCCGACGTCGGTGCGAGAGCAAAAGGGGAAGCCCAAGGACGCGGACGGCGGCGCCGGTGGGGCGGCGGCGTCGAAGAAGAAGAAAAAGGGCGCGGTCACGATCTCGATCGGGCGCGTGAGCCAGAAGGTGTTGACGCAGTTCACGAGGCAGTTGTCAACGCTGCAGGACGCCGGGCTGCCGTTGCTTCGCTCGCTGCAGATCCTCGAGGAGCAGCAGAAGCCCGGGAAGATGAAGAACGTGCTGCTGGGCGTGTGCGACGAGGTCGAGGGTGGGACGGCGTTGTCGGAGGCGATGGCGAAGTTCCCCAAGGCGTTCGACCTGCTCTACACGAGGATGATCAACGCGGGGGAGATCGGCGGCGTGCTGGACGTGATCCTGCAGCGCCTCGCGGAGTTCATGGAGAAGAGCGAGCGACTGAAGCGGAAGATCAAGGGCGCGCTGGTGTACCCGATCGTGGTCATAGTGATCGCGATCCTGATTCTCAGCTTCATCATGTTCTTCATCATCCCGAAGTTCGAGGAGATCTTCACGGACTTCGGCGTGAACCTCCCCGGTCTGACGCGGTGGCTGATCGGGACGAGCCGATGGTTCGCGGGGACGGCGACGGGTCAGAAGCTGCCCGGCGTTCTGTTCGTGCTCCCGGCTCCGATTCTGGCGTGGGTGTTCTGGAAGGTGATCCGGATGCTCGAGCCGGGGCGCGCCGTGACGGACACGATGCTGCTGTGGACGCCGATCTTCGGGAAGATCATCCGCAAGACGGTGATCGCGCGGTTCACGCGGACCTTGGGGACGCTGATTTCGGCGGGCGTTCCGATCCTGGAGGCGGTGAAGATCGCGAAGGAGACGAGCGGGAACTATGTGTACGAGAAGGCGCTGCAGCGGGTGCACGACTCGATCCGCGAGGGCGAGGGGTTCGCGGGGCCTTTGCGCGAGAGCAAGACGTGCGACTCGATCGTGGTGAACATGATCGACGTCGGCGAGGAGACGGGCGAGTTGGACGCGATGCTATTGAAAATCGCGGACAACTACGACGAGGAGGTGGACGTCGCGGTGGGGTCCTTGGTGTCCCTGCTCCAGCCTCTGATGATCGTGTTCCTGGGCGGGACGATCGGGACGATCGTGGTGGCGATGTTCCTGCCTCTGGTCGCGATGATCGAGAGCCTGACGGCGCAGGCGGGAGGTGGCTAA